Below is a genomic region from Magnetococcales bacterium.
AGGGGGGAGCGGCGCCGGGCAGCCTGAATCGGCGGGAGTCGCGTCCCGTGCCCATGGCCCCGCCCTCGGGGGAGGTGGTGGAGCTGTTGCGGGAGGTGGGCCGGATATGGCAGCCTTTGGAAAAACAACTGGCGGAACTGGGGGGGGGGGAGACCCCCGCCCGCCGGGCTGAAAACGCCCGTGCGGGGGTG
It encodes:
- a CDS encoding type IV pili methyl-accepting chemotaxis transducer N-terminal domain-containing protein, translated to MLSQKMAKEILIHAGEATAESRETLQGSVWAFGETLKALQQGGAAPGSLNRRESRPVPMAPPSGEVVELLREVGRIWQPLEKQLAELGGGETPARRAENARAGV